One Danio rerio strain Tuebingen ecotype United States chromosome 9, GRCz12tu, whole genome shotgun sequence genomic region harbors:
- the crygm2d3 gene encoding crystallin, gamma M2d3, with amino-acid sequence MKVTFFEDRNFQGRSYECMGDCGDFSSYMSRCHSCRVDSGCWMMYDQPNYMGSGYFFRRGEYADYMSMFGMNNCIRSCRMIPMYRGSYRMRIYERENFGGQMYEMMDDCDNIMDRYRMSHCQSCHVMDGHWLFYDQPHYRGRMWHFGPGQYRNFSNYGGMRFMSMRRIMDSWY; translated from the exons ATGAAG gtCACCTTCTTTGAGGACAGGAACTTCCAGGGTCGCTCTTATGAGTGTATGGGCGACTGTGGTGACTTCTCCTCCTACATGAGCCGTTGTCACTCTTGCAGAGTGGACAGTGGCTGTTGGATGATGTACGATCAGCCCAACTACATGGGAAGTGGATATTTCTTCAGGAGGGGAGAGTATGCTGATTACATGTCTATGTTTGGAATGAACAACTGCATCAGGTCCTGCCGTATGATCCCTATG TACAGGGGATCCTACAGAATGAGGATCTACGAGAGGGAGAACTTTGGAGGTCAGATGTACGAGATGATGGATGACTGTGACAACATTATGGATCGTTACCGCATGTCTCACTGCCAGTCCTGCCATGTGATGGACGGCCACTGGCTCTTTTACGATCAGCCCCACTACAGAGGCAGGATGTGGCACTTCGGGCCTGGACAATACAGGAACTTCAGCAATTATGGTGGCATGAGGTTCATGAGCATGAGGCGTATCATGGACTCTTGGTACTAG